The Campylobacter concisus DNA segment AAAATTTAGGGGCAAATCGCATAAGCTTTGGTGCTCAAAGTTTTTTTGAAGATAAGCTTAAATTTCTTGGTCGCATTCACAGTAGGGAGCAAATTTTTAAAGCTGTAGAAAATGCCCAGACAGCTGGCTTTGAGAGCATAAATTTAGACCTCATCTATGACACTAAATTTGATACTAAAAAACGCCTTTTAGCTGAAGTGGCAAATTTAAAAGATCTTAATATCACTCACCTTAGCGCATACTCGCTCACACTTGAAGAAAACACCCCATTTGCTGGCAAAAAAAGCTATAAAAAGGATAGCGATAGCTTGGCTAAATTTATGATAGAACAAATTGGGCTTGCTGGCTTTGGGCAGTATGAAATTTCAAATTTCGGGCAAATTTGCAAGCACAATCTTGGCTACTGGCAGGGCAAAAACTACCTTGGCGTGGGCGCTTATAGCGTGGGCTTAGTGGATGACACTAGATACTACGCCAAAAATAGCATAGATGCCTACATCTTGCAACCAACTTACAGAGAAAAAGAATTTTTAAGCCAAAGTGAGCTTGTAAGAGAGCATATATTTCTAGGGCTTAGAAGCATAGTTGGCGTGGAGGCTGGACGCTTAAGTGAGGCTCAGAAAAAAAGAGCAAATTTGCTTGTGGAAAATAAAAAACTTGATCTTAAAAACGGTAAATTTTATAATCCAAATTTCTTATTAAGCGACGAAATTGCACTCTTTATCGAGGGCTAAATTTATAAAATTTTGAGCAAAGTCAAGATAAAATACAAA contains these protein-coding regions:
- the hemW gene encoding radical SAM family heme chaperone HemW; this translates as MQVYIHVPFCESKCPYCAFGSSDDEFNKVSAYFKALCLDLNFQLKSQNVKEISTIFFGGGTPSAVNAKLYDEIFSILAPLCTPTTEITLEANPNSANLAWLKHVKNLGANRISFGAQSFFEDKLKFLGRIHSREQIFKAVENAQTAGFESINLDLIYDTKFDTKKRLLAEVANLKDLNITHLSAYSLTLEENTPFAGKKSYKKDSDSLAKFMIEQIGLAGFGQYEISNFGQICKHNLGYWQGKNYLGVGAYSVGLVDDTRYYAKNSIDAYILQPTYREKEFLSQSELVREHIFLGLRSIVGVEAGRLSEAQKKRANLLVENKKLDLKNGKFYNPNFLLSDEIALFIEG